TTATGTTTCCATGGGAGGAATAAGTTATCCTCAGATATGCTACTTCCATACATTTATAAGCAAGAGCAGCTGCCCccatatctttatttttctcataTTCATGAGCACAGAACCTGTTAACATAACATGAAGATATCGGTTCAATAGAACATTTTCACATCTTGACATGCTAGAAATATCTATAAGCCACATTGCAGAAGCTCAGCGAAGATGAGAGGGTAACATGAACAACTACCAACACAGTGAAAGGCTTCTTCTAGGCAGTAAAATAGTAGAAAGTCACAAAGTCAGATCTTGCTGAATGCCAAACTTACTCGCAAAGTTTTGATGTGCTGCCATAAATATCATTGGATCTGGCAATGCTACCAGAGGACTCCAAAAGAGAGGCACCATGAAGAAATTTAAGCGCTGCCTGAAAGTAAACACTAGTGCTCTCTTGATTGGACACAACATTCTGCGAAAGTTTACTGTCAGCGTTAAGCCACATCAAACATTAACCACTGCAACATTTTGCCATAAACATATGCCAAACCTTAAGACGATCAGCCATGTGTTTTAAATCTGTAGCCTCTTTGATTGAGTTGGAGGCAGTCTGACACGTGGATTCCTTTTTCAAAGGGCTTGAGCCAACATCATCCTTATGCGTACTTCCATTCTGCTTTTGGTTTAGTGAACTGTGATTATCATTTCTCATCATGTGTTCCTTTGTATTTGATATCTCAGTGCCGTGGCCCAAGACTTCAACTGGTGGAGATGGTTTATTCTTTAATTTCTCAGCGATTACTTCCAAGTGGTTGCTCTTCCCACGAATAGTTTTGGCTCTATCAGAGTTCTGTGGAGAATGAAAATGACTACCATTTGTATCTAGCTTAGTATCAGGATCTTGATATTCCCTTGAGCCTTCTTTATTACTCTCCGTAGACACTTTTCTAGTAGGTCTTTTCTTGCTTCTACTTTCTTTTGTCTTTACTTCAACAGCAGTGTCCTTGGAACTTTGTGCAACCTCCTTTGTTGTCCCTGGGTTATCCATAGTGCTATAACCTTCACCATCTCGGCATCTTTTTAACGTATCACCAGCACTAGATTCAGTATCATGGTGTTCATCCCCTTCTGAGTTTCTTCCTGGTTTAAGCTCACGTGGGTCTAAGGCTGAAGGAGCTGGTGAGTCAACTAGCGAACCTTTAGCTTCGTGGACACTAGTTTTGATCATTTCACTATCTCTACCATTTTCCTGACTACGTCCTCTGTCCCTATCACAACTTTCATTACTGGAAGGCAACTCTTTTACATCACAACTTGAACCCTTAAGCCTCTTTTTCTTTCTAACTTTCTCTCCACTTGACTCCATTACTGCAGCTTCTCTCATACAATCTCCACTTACTTTGTTTTCCTCCTGTTTCCTCTTTCTGTCTTCATGTCTATCATGCGAGTAAGCCTTAGCAATATCCTTCACTTTATGGCCTGAGGCTTGAGTGATCATAGTTTTATTTACACCGTCCAGAGTTTTGTTGGAGCCAGGTTGATCTACAGAAGAGAAACGTGATTTTCCAGTCTTTGGTTTCTTACAAGTCCCAGAAAGTTCTCTTTCAGGTCCCACTCCCAAAGGAAGAAGCTTACATGCCTCTTCATCACTTTGAACACTGTCTAAACTCTCCTTCAATGCATTTTCTTCTGAAAGCTTTTCTTTCTTAGCTTCAATAACCAGGCTACTTTGTTCTTGTTCTTTTGATTCTCCTGAATCACCAAAGAGTCCTTCACACACATCTTCGGATCCTCCAATATCTTCTTGATATTTATCTACTACAGCCGTATTACTTACAGCAGTGTCCTTGCCTCTCAAACTATTCCTGCTTGAACCTTTTTGTGACTTATGTGCTTCAGGCAGCTCTGACTTCAATATTTGGTCTTCATTCCTTGTCTCACTCTTACTAACCTTTTCCAGTTCAGGCTTTGAGTCTGACTTTTTGACATCAACATATCCAGCATCTGTCatgatcttttctttctttcctaaCTGAATAATATCATCAGAGAGAGGTgacaaaagttgatctttatgCAAAGGGAACGACACCATAGCCTACACACAAACAAAactcttcttcatcattcttCAAACATTCATGGAGAGAACAGAGAAAcagaaaaaggtaaaaaaaatattttaccatAAGAATTTTAGTCGGCGAATCTTGAATCCTATTAAGTAACCCTTCTTCACCTTCTGAAGTTGATGGTGGTATATTGAAGCCTTGTTTACTATTATAGGTTGAAACGTTTTTAGGTGAGGAGAGGTCACTTGAACCAACTTTAATACGGAGTCTGAATGTCTTATGATTCAATGGACCAGAAGAAGAAGGTTTAGTGGCAGATTTTTGTTTGCTAACAGGTTTTTTCAAATTGACCAAAACATCGGACGCAGGAAGAGCTTTAGAGGTGGAACCAGATACTGCTACTTGGGGTGCAGCCGATGAAGCTGAGCATTTAGATCCACTCACCTATAAAATAGGTTGACctcttaataaacaaaaaaaaatgcattcaCTAAATGTCTATCTGAAGACAGACATAATAGAAAGATTGAGTGGCTCCTTACCACTTGGTGTTGAGCTTGTGGTGGTGGACTCTTACAAACAGGAGATCTTTGATACATAGACAAAAATGAACCATAGCCACCATACTTTGCACCTATACATATATGAGAGATGGTGTTAAAAGGGAATGAATACCCTCAAAGGCAAGTAAAGCATAAGAAAGGAACATTACCCAAATTCTCAGCAGAGACACCTCCTTCAAAATCCTTCTGAAAATGTCCCAATACATTCTCGAGCTTCtcatcctttaaaaaaaaaaaaaatcaaaggggTTTATGTCTAAGTAGTAGTTGAAAACCAACAAAGAgctaagaagaggaagaggtcATTACAATATAAGAGAGAGCAACATCAGGGTCAACGCAAGAAACATAGGAATGAATGCTATCTTCCTCAAAGTCGCTGTCTTCCATCATTTCTTCCTCAGTTCCACCAAACCCTATCCCTATTTCTCTTCTCGCAGCAGAGCTGTTGCTCATCGAAATCATCTAAAAATCCAACCTTTATCCGACCCAAATCGCAGAAGCCAAATCTTCCAATCATACGAATTTGGAGCTCACCTGAAGAATCTggagatgcaaaaaaaaagaaaaacttgcAAAGATGGAAACGAGATTCCCCACTTTGGTTtcagaaattcaaaatttgagtTTTCAGATTCCTCCTCATTATCTCTTTATCGCTATTTTctccaacaatttttttttaaaaagaagagAATTTACTCAAAAACACAAATAATTCATCAAAACGAGTTCGGACCAGCTTCCACAAACAAAGCAAACTTCCATGTGACGTTGATGATGTCAGCGTTTAAAAAGTTGGTTCTTTCCGACAAACTATAGTTAAATCTTGATAATCTCCTTATGAAAAGGATATGCTGTCTACAACAAATTTGGAACCAATTAAGATTCTCTGACCCAAATCAAAAAGGTTTTTATTATTGTGCTAATGTCATATGTACATGGAAGGTTTTAGCTCTGTAATCTGTatgctacttttttttt
This region of Brassica napus cultivar Da-Ae chromosome C5, Da-Ae, whole genome shotgun sequence genomic DNA includes:
- the LOC106401797 gene encoding cysteine-tryptophan domain-containing zinc finger protein 7 yields the protein MISMSNSSAARREIGIGFGGTEEEMMEDSDFEEDSIHSYVSCVDPDVALSYIDEKLENVLGHFQKDFEGGVSAENLGAKYGGYGSFLSMYQRSPVCKSPPPQAQHQVVSGSKCSASSAAPQVAVSGSTSKALPASDVLVNLKKPVSKQKSATKPSSSGPLNHKTFRLRIKVGSSDLSSPKNVSTYNSKQGFNIPPSTSEGEEGLLNRIQDSPTKILMAMVSFPLHKDQLLSPLSDDIIQLGKKEKIMTDAGYVDVKKSDSKPELEKVSKSETRNEDQILKSELPEAHKSQKGSSRNSLRGKDTAVSNTAVVDKYQEDIGGSEDVCEGLFGDSGESKEQEQSSLVIEAKKEKLSEENALKESLDSVQSDEEACKLLPLGVGPERELSGTCKKPKTGKSRFSSVDQPGSNKTLDGVNKTMITQASGHKVKDIAKAYSHDRHEDRKRKQEENKVSGDCMREAAVMESSGEKVRKKKRLKGSSCDVKELPSSNESCDRDRGRSQENGRDSEMIKTSVHEAKGSLVDSPAPSALDPRELKPGRNSEGDEHHDTESSAGDTLKRCRDGEGYSTMDNPGTTKEVAQSSKDTAVEVKTKESRSKKRPTRKVSTESNKEGSREYQDPDTKLDTNGSHFHSPQNSDRAKTIRGKSNHLEVIAEKLKNKPSPPVEVLGHGTEISNTKEHMMRNDNHSSLNQKQNGSTHKDDVGSSPLKKESTCQTASNSIKEATDLKHMADRLKNVVSNQESTSVYFQAALKFLHGASLLESSGSIARSNDIYGSTSKLCEFCAHEYEKNKDMGAAALAYKCMEVAYLRITYSSHGNINRYRSELQAALQEIPSGESPSFASDGENPNQTLAAEKAALSNTVRSSPRVTGNHVLSSGNNSSLSQLLAFSQNVSYAMDASRKAQTTFAIAKGKSSDTRYSSNGIASIKRALDFDFQDMEKLLRVVRLAMEPINM